A genomic segment from Paramixta manurensis encodes:
- the yccX gene encoding acylphosphatase — MTTQCVKAWVHGVVQGVGFRYSTQAQAKSLGLSGYARNLDDGSVEVVACGDAEDVDALITWLKAGGPRSARVDRVLIEPHQPQSLPSRFTTG; from the coding sequence ATGACGACACAATGCGTAAAAGCTTGGGTTCACGGCGTCGTTCAGGGTGTAGGGTTTCGTTACAGTACTCAGGCGCAGGCGAAATCACTCGGCCTTAGCGGCTATGCGCGTAACCTTGATGACGGCAGTGTCGAGGTAGTAGCCTGTGGCGACGCTGAGGATGTTGACGCGTTGATTACGTGGTTAAAAGCCGGCGGGCCGCGCAGTGCACGCGTTGACCGCGTATTAATAGAACCGCATCAGCCGCAATCGCTCCCGTCACGTTTTACCACCGGCTAA